In candidate division WOR-3 bacterium, the genomic stretch TAATCCACACTGGACACTGGAAATCACTTGCGCAGGGACCGATAGATTTTTTAATACCGATTGGAGGTTTTTAAGGTTAACAGCAGTCTGGGAGAAAATATCACAATTATACTTTGCACCCCTCTATCTTCGATTTTTTGTCGGCAAGATTTGGGGTCGGGCGCCGCATCAAGAAAGAATATTTTTGTGTGGCGGACTGCGTCATAATTTTCTAACCAACCTGTTTTTCAGTCAGAAAGGTGCTACATCACCGCAGGAACGTATCCACATCAAAGAAGATGGTAATCTCTCTGGATACCAGGGATATCATCTCAAGACAGATTATCTCGGGGTGTTGAACCTGCAATTTCCGGAGGGCTTTCCACTCAGAATCTTTGGGGATCTTGGTTATTACCATGATGAAGGAACAAGGGGAGTTTATGCTTATGATATCGGATTTAAGATTATGATAGGACCGGTGGGATTTATCCTACCTCTTTATAACCATTTGGATCATTGGGGTATTAAAACCTGGTCGGTAGAGGTTTTGAAATTGGGAGTAAATTTTTGATCGATATTGAAGGTCGGCAGTTATTAGCGCTTCTTTGTTTTGTCCATTTTCTTTGCTGATTTCATCTGACGAAATCGGATTGCAATTACCTTTTTTACTTAACAGGTTTGTGCCTCTTGATTTTTAAAAGGATTTAGATAAACTTGATTATGATTGCAGTCATTGATTTCGGTTCTCAATACACCCAGTTGATCGCCCGCCGGATAAGGGAGTGTGGTGTGTATTCGGCGATTTTCAGTTGTTTTTGTGAAAATCTTAAACAGGATGATCTTGAAGGTATTATCCTTTCGGGGGGACCAGGAAGTGTTTATGAGAGCGATATCAAAAAATTTAGACATTTCTTTCAATATAAACTCCCGGTTTTAGGAATCTGCTATGGGATGCAGTTGATTGCTCAGTTATTAGGAGGTAGGGTACAACATGTCAGATGTCGCGAATACGGTCCGGCAGAGATAAAGATTAAAAATAATCTTCTGTTTGCAGGCTTACCCGCTAAGTTTCAGGTCTGGATGAGCCATGGGGATGCGGTTGTTAAATTGCCGAAAGGTGCGAAGGTTATTGCTGCAACCGATACCACACCAGTGGCGGCTTTTCAGTTAAAAAATTATTATGGTGTCCAATTTCATCCCGAGGTCCGGCATACTCAATATGGAACAAAAATAATAAATAATTTTCTCTTTAAAATCTGTAAGGCAAAGAAAAATTGGTCAATGCAGAAGTTTATTGAATCCAAAATTAAAGAAATTCGGGAGACTGTTGGTGATAAAAAGGCAATATGTGCCATAAGCGGGGGCATAGATTCAACGGTTGCAGGCATTCTGACATCCAGGGCGATTGGTAACAATTTCGTTGGTATATTTGTTGATAACGGTCTATTAAGAGAGAATGAACGAGAAGAGGTTGAGAGAAACCTTAAGAGCACCATGAATTTGATAGTGGTTGACGCACGAAGGCGGTTTTTGAATAGATTAAAGGGTATAAGAGAACCAGAACAAAAACGCAAAATTATCGGCAATGAGTTTATTAAAGTATTTGAAGAAGAAGCGAAAAAGATAAAAGGGGTGGAATTTTTGGTCCAAGGGACATTATATCCCGATGTGATAGAATCTGGCAAGGGGATTGGTCCATCTGCGGTCATAAAAAGCCATCACAATGTTGGAGGGCTTCCTGAGAAGATGAATTTGAAGATTATTGAACCACTGAGGATGCTTTTTAAGGATGAGGTGCGCGAAATAGCCCGCCGGCTGGAGATGCCTGAAGCATTCATTCAGCGTAAGCCATTCCCTGGTCCGGGTCTAGCAGTGCGCATTGTGGGTGATGTGACAGAGGAGAGACT encodes the following:
- the guaA gene encoding glutamine-hydrolyzing GMP synthase, with the protein product MIAVIDFGSQYTQLIARRIRECGVYSAIFSCFCENLKQDDLEGIILSGGPGSVYESDIKKFRHFFQYKLPVLGICYGMQLIAQLLGGRVQHVRCREYGPAEIKIKNNLLFAGLPAKFQVWMSHGDAVVKLPKGAKVIAATDTTPVAAFQLKNYYGVQFHPEVRHTQYGTKIINNFLFKICKAKKNWSMQKFIESKIKEIRETVGDKKAICAISGGIDSTVAGILTSRAIGNNFVGIFVDNGLLRENEREEVERNLKSTMNLIVVDARRRFLNRLKGIREPEQKRKIIGNEFIKVFEEEAKKIKGVEFLVQGTLYPDVIESGKGIGPSAVIKSHHNVGGLPEKMNLKIIEPLRMLFKDEVREIARRLEMPEAFIQRKPFPGPGLAVRIVGDVTEERLQILRQADRILQEEAQKLKNYKEIWQIFAVLLPLGSVGVMGDKRTYENVCAIRAVHSEDGMTADWVKLPDEFLRNVSRRITNEVKGINRVVYDITSKPPATIEWE